Genomic window (Lynx canadensis isolate LIC74 chromosome A1, mLynCan4.pri.v2, whole genome shotgun sequence):
AAACAAGGTCACCACCATTATGTGTGATGAGCAGGTGGCAAAAgccttcttcttcccttctgctGACTTCATCTGGTGCACTGTGATGAGAATTCGGGCATAAGAAGCAATTATCACAGAGAAGGGGATCAGCAACATCATGACACAGCAAACATACATTACCATTTCATAGGCAGCTTTGTCACCACAGGCCAGCCTCAGCATGGTAGGTGCTTCACAGAAGAAGTGATTGATCTTGCGGGAACTGCAGAACGGGAGACTCATGGTGATTGGAGTGAGGAGGAAGCTGTCCAAAGCACCACCAAACCAAGAGCTGGCCAAGATCATCCAACAGACCCGGTGGCTCATAAGAACAGGATAGCGAAGCGGgttgcagatggccacatagcggtcataaGCCATGAGTCCTAGCAGGAAAAATTCAGCCCCCACAAAGCCCATGTAGAGAAAGTGCTGGGCTGTACAGGCAACGAAGGAGATAGTCCCCTTGCCCACAAGATAATTGACCAGCATCTTGGGCACAATGGTAGAGATGTACATCATGTCAATGAAGGAGAGGTGGCTGAGCAGGAAGTACATGGGGGTATGGAGGTAAGGGTCTATATGGATCAGGAAGATCATGACCCCATTAACTATCATGGCCGTGAAGAATACAACACAAATTATGCTGAAAAGGAAGCCTGAGGTTGCACCATGAGTGAAGAGCCCTATGAGGGTGAAGTCACTGGAACAGGTTTTATTGTCTCCAACCATGGTGTTAAGTTGGACCTAGAGTGAAGGAAATAAGTGGGGGGTTAAAGAAAATTCCAGTAGATAAtatgaatcatttaatatttaagtataagcattagtaaattaaaattacttgtataatattaaacattttgttcATGTGTATATGTTGTGGGGTGGATTTGCAGGTTCTTTCTTGGATATTTCTTCTTGTTGAGGAACAATTTTGAAGCTGAGTCTCCATGGCATGAAGACGAATGGATATTTGGCAATTGATCAGTTTAAGGGAGTGTAGTTATTATTGAAGAATGTGTGGACTCCACAGATGCTTCACCTAGAGTTggcttcatgtttatttaaaacacgGATAGGGCTGTACAACAATTGATTGAGTTAATTCAAATAACCAAATAATTTAGGAAGATGTTTTATTGAATTGGGAAGTTTATGGCAACTATGAAACTGACCTGCCTCATCTAGACATAACCATTAAGTTGTAGATATGGCTGAAAATTATGCAATATAGTAAATTGGATCACTGCATTGTCCATCTGATCATATtcaaccttatttttttcttcactcatttGTTGAATTagtaaattgtacacctgaaactactattatactgtatgttaactaactggaatttaaataaaaacaaaccaacaaaaagatAAAGTGATTCTATTATAATAAAACACACTAAATAAAATTACAGGCATTGTTCATTAAAATACCAGagaacctggggcgcctgggtggctcagtcagttgagtgtctgattttgtctcaggtcatgatctcatgatcagtgagctggagccccgcactgggctctgtgctgacagctcagagcctggagcctgcttcagattctgtctccctctctctctctctgccccccccactcatgctctgttctctgtcagaaatgaataaacgttattttttttaatatcagagaacctgaaaaaaacacacacactaatGCCCCATAATATGAACTACTCTCAATTATAAATGTGGATTAAAATCTCCCCCAAATTAATATTAGTTATTAAACCCAGCAATGCATTAAAAAACCATATCTGCAAATCTGTTCATATAAACCCACTCCCTctccttttgttaaaaaaaataatgttatttttgagagagagagagagagaaagagggagagtgagcacgAACAGGGgctgaagctcagagcccaacacagggttcaaactcatgagctgtgagatcatgacctgatccaaagtcagacgcttaagtgactgagtcatgggcgcccctccctctccccctaatATGCTTTAAAGTTCAGCATTATTTGTGGGCTAACGATAAAAGTCCTGAATGTGGTTTGCATGAACTTTGGTAGCCTGAATATTCAGGACTCTGTTCTCTAGTGCTTTGTCAGTTTCTCACATTTGTCTCCAAGAAAATAACCAGACTCAGAAGTCCCCCTTGCCTGGAACACAATTATTCTCTATTTATGTGGTTTCTATAATCCCAGGTCTCAGCTCACATAACTTCCCACATGGACCCTTTCTGGTGTCAGTAATAGTGTCAAATAGTCTCATGATATGTTAACATATTTGTTCATAACATCAACAAAATATTGATACACAATATcaacaaaaatgatgaaatagcTGGTACTAAGCTTGGAGAAAAGTGTAAATTAATACAATGCACTCTTAATTGAAATTCTGATAGGAACTTGTTTCTGGAGAAACTTGGTGAAATAATTCTAAAGTGTATCTGAAAGAATGAGCATATGTTAAATGTCCAGagggaaaaatgttaaaatttgacAGTACATTCACCTCTGTAACACCTATGCAAAATATGGAAGCTgaacaactagacagaaaagACGGATTAGAAGTAAAcatccctcaccaccaccactctCCAAAATATACAGGAAATCATAGCATGTAAGTGGTTGCTGCACAtaagatttcaaataaatggaaggattaatttaataatatttatatggaaGTGAAGGAAAATCAAAAATATCACCCCAAACTCTTTCTCTGACATAAAAGTTACTTTGAGCTGAAGGAAATTAAGCAGAAGCAAACTCAGATAATTCTCTTTTCTACATAAAGGCAGAATATAAATTATCCTTTTCCTAGAGACAGACTCTTATCAGCCCAGAGATGGCCCCTAATAAATCTGCAAAAAATCTTACTCTATTTGTTCCCTCCCTTATATTTACATTTCCAATGTGCTGCTCTTGGAAGTCTAAGAGCCCTATAATTTCTCTACAAACTCATTGTTCTTTTTTGAAGATGCTATATAAGTCTCAGTTTTAAGACATCACCTTgagttactttttttgttttggtttctcctAGGTGTTATACACTGTATGCATTAAtaagctgtttttcttttgttgatttgtcattttgttaaaGAATCTCACCTAAACATTACATGAATAAAGGTAAAATTTTGTCTCccctacagattaaaaaaaattacaatttagaGTTAAAGGTTAagacttttcttttaaactcaCATCTTTACATCAGGTGGCTCAAAAGCTTgagtaaaaatatattacatttctaaaagaaaacttttagacaaagaaatgttattttttcataagaaaaaggaattttcaaaGAATGACAGTAACACTtagaatattctttattttaagattttatttttaagtaatctctataccaaatgtggggctcaaatttacaactcCAAACTCAAGAATTGCACCCTCCACTAACTAAGGAAGCCAGGTACCCCATACATTTAGGATTTTCAGTATGAGAAAGCGGGTTCATGCACTCTTACACACTGATAGCATGAGTACAAATTAAAAGATTTTCTCTAGATGTTTTtggcaacatttattttatatcaaacATCTTTTATAAACATCTACACTTCAgctatttttacaaatttattctGAGGAAAAAATAGTATGAAGATGTGAGTATATGCAAAGATGCTAATCAATCATTGCTTTTGACagtaaaaataaactggaaacaatctaaataatCAACATCACCAGACTGACAAAATAAAACTCTCTGCAGCTTACCTTGTACCTATTGATAATAGTGATGTAGTTTAGGGTTTCTGGTCATGTAAATATGTGCAGGATGtattttgattaaaaacacaTAACTACTCATTTACAgaagtacatatgtatataaaaattataataatctatACATAGTTTAGCAATTTTAGCACAGAGATAAGAAAGAATGAGCCCAAGGGCAGAGGCTCAAGAAACAGCAACCTTGAGGCTCTGCAGAATTGAATGGCGCTTGAGGAATCAGGAAGACACTTTACCAGAGCATCATAGaatctggtttattttacttactgAATATTATAAACTTTATATTTAGTCCCTTTCCAAGTAAAATGGACTAGATCCTGATGGTAATCAGAGTCCCATAAACATATCTTGAATCTCTCCCTGATGCTCTCAATCTTTCTGACCAGGGAGAACACCATCCTCTTACCCCCATGATAGCTTTTCCACTTGATTCCACAACTTGTAGCAGTGTGCCTAGGGTTTCTATTTGCTCCTTCTATCTTCCCAACTACAATGTGACATATTTGAGAGTAGAGCCATCATCTAAATAGTCTTTGTATTTGCAGTTATTAGAACAGTCTTGCATATAACAGATGGTCTACATATCAATAGATTACTCCTAGAATTTAATGACTCCTATActtaatattttcccatttcaaatGTGTACATGGggacaataaatataaatatttgcttttgctACTCCCTGTGAAATCACACTGTACCAAAAAGGCTAACTTGGAAGACCTCTTAAGTCAGAACAAAACTGGGTctctggggaagaaagaaa
Coding sequences:
- the LOC115500052 gene encoding olfactory receptor 2T6, with protein sequence MVGDNKTCSSDFTLIGLFTHGATSGFLFSIICVVFFTAMIVNGVMIFLIHIDPYLHTPMYFLLSHLSFIDMMYISTIVPKMLVNYLVGKGTISFVACTAQHFLYMGFVGAEFFLLGLMAYDRYVAICNPLRYPVLMSHRVCWMILASSWFGGALDSFLLTPITMSLPFCSSRKINHFFCEAPTMLRLACGDKAAYEMVMYVCCVMMLLIPFSVIIASYARILITVHQMKSAEGKKKAFATCSSHIMVVTLFYGAALYTYMVPQSYHTPIKDKVFSAFYTILTPLLNPLIYSLRNTDVTGAFKRVLARCQGVRGVTREGF